The Nostoc sp. 'Lobaria pulmonaria (5183) cyanobiont' genome window below encodes:
- the secA gene encoding preprotein translocase subunit SecA, which translates to MLKLLLGDPNARKLKKYQPSVTEINLLEEEIKVLSDDELKGKTVEFKQRIAKGETLNDILPEAYAVIREAGRRVLGLRHFDVQLLGGIILHVGQIAEMKTGEGKTLVATLPSYLNALTGKGVHVVTVNDYLARRDAEWMGQVHRFLGLSVGLIQSSMTPSERQKNYECDITYVTNSEVGFDYLRDNMATSMADVVQRPFNYCVIDEVDSILIDEARTPLIISGQVERPTEKYLQAAEIAFTLKKDEHYDVDEKARNVLLTDEGFAESENLLGVTDLFDPEDPWAHFIFNAIKAKELFLKDVNYIVRNGEVVIVDEFTGRVLPGRRWSDGLHQAIEAKEHVDIQPETQTLATITYQNLFLLYPKLGGMTGTAKTEEPEFEKIYKLEVAVIPTNRDRRREDLSDMVFKTEPGKWGAIAKECAEMHELGRPVLVGTTSVEKSELLSRLLKQLEIPHELLNARPENVEREAEIVAQAGRKGAVTIATNMAGRGTDIILGGNSEYMARLKLREYFMPRIVMPEDEDAFGVQRPAGLPTGHGGGQGFVPGKKVKTWRASPEIFPTQLTKETEKLLKDAVEIAVREYGDRSLPELEAEDKVAVAAEKAPIDDPVIQKLREAYNRVKQEYEQFTTREHNEVVEIGGLHVIGTERHESRRIDNQLRGRAGRQGDPGTTRFFLSLEDNLLRIFGGDRVAGLMNAFQVEEDMPIESGMLTRSLEGAQKKVETYYYDIRKQVFEYDEVMNNQRRAIYAERRRVLEGQDLKEQVIKYAEKTMDDIVDFYINVDLPSEEWELEKLVEKVKEFVYLLADLQPNQLEDMTVAEIKAFLHEQVRIAYDLKEAQIDQVQPGLMRQAERFFILQRIDTLWREHLQQMDALRESVGLRGYGQKDPLIEYKSEGYELFLDMMVNIRRDVVYSLFMFQPQPQQMMQAESEMV; encoded by the coding sequence ATGCTAAAACTTTTGTTGGGCGACCCCAACGCTCGTAAGCTTAAAAAATACCAACCTTCTGTTACTGAAATTAACCTTTTAGAGGAAGAAATTAAGGTTCTTTCCGATGATGAGTTAAAAGGTAAAACCGTCGAATTTAAACAACGGATCGCTAAAGGCGAAACCCTAAATGACATATTGCCAGAAGCTTACGCCGTTATTCGGGAAGCAGGACGGCGAGTCTTAGGCTTGCGGCACTTTGATGTCCAACTCCTTGGCGGTATCATTTTACATGTAGGACAAATTGCCGAAATGAAAACCGGCGAAGGTAAAACACTAGTTGCTACCTTGCCGAGTTACTTAAATGCCCTTACTGGTAAAGGTGTACACGTCGTTACCGTCAACGATTACCTAGCTCGTCGGGATGCGGAATGGATGGGACAGGTGCATCGGTTCTTGGGGTTGAGTGTGGGGCTAATTCAGTCAAGCATGACTCCTAGCGAACGCCAGAAAAATTACGAGTGCGATATTACTTATGTCACCAACAGCGAAGTAGGGTTTGACTACTTGCGGGATAACATGGCGACATCAATGGCAGATGTGGTGCAACGCCCGTTCAATTATTGCGTGATTGACGAGGTAGACTCGATTTTAATTGATGAGGCGCGGACACCGCTAATTATTTCCGGGCAGGTGGAAAGACCGACAGAAAAATATCTGCAAGCCGCTGAAATAGCATTCACACTCAAAAAAGACGAGCATTACGATGTGGATGAAAAAGCTCGTAACGTGCTTTTGACAGATGAAGGGTTTGCGGAATCAGAAAATCTTTTGGGAGTCACAGATTTATTTGATCCAGAAGATCCTTGGGCGCACTTCATTTTCAATGCAATTAAAGCCAAAGAACTTTTCCTCAAAGATGTAAATTACATCGTCCGCAATGGGGAAGTGGTAATTGTGGATGAATTTACTGGACGGGTACTACCCGGACGGCGTTGGAGCGATGGACTTCACCAGGCGATTGAAGCCAAAGAACACGTAGATATTCAGCCAGAAACTCAAACTCTAGCGACAATTACTTATCAAAATCTATTTTTGCTGTATCCAAAACTGGGTGGAATGACCGGAACGGCAAAAACGGAAGAACCTGAATTTGAAAAAATTTACAAATTGGAAGTTGCGGTAATTCCCACCAACCGCGATCGCAGACGCGAAGATTTGTCTGATATGGTGTTCAAGACAGAACCAGGCAAGTGGGGTGCGATCGCTAAAGAATGTGCCGAAATGCACGAACTTGGCAGACCTGTATTAGTGGGAACCACTAGTGTAGAAAAATCTGAACTTCTCAGTCGGCTACTGAAGCAGTTGGAGATTCCCCACGAATTACTCAACGCCCGACCGGAAAACGTCGAACGTGAGGCGGAAATTGTCGCCCAAGCCGGACGCAAAGGTGCTGTAACGATTGCTACTAACATGGCTGGTAGAGGTACAGACATCATTCTGGGTGGTAACTCCGAATATATGGCACGTCTGAAACTGCGGGAATACTTTATGCCCCGGATCGTCATGCCAGAAGATGAAGATGCGTTTGGCGTGCAAAGACCAGCCGGATTACCTACAGGACATGGTGGTGGTCAAGGCTTTGTCCCTGGTAAGAAAGTCAAAACTTGGCGGGCTTCGCCAGAAATTTTCCCGACCCAGTTGACAAAAGAAACCGAAAAACTACTCAAAGATGCAGTAGAAATTGCAGTGCGTGAGTATGGCGATCGCAGTTTACCGGAACTGGAAGCTGAAGACAAGGTAGCTGTGGCAGCAGAAAAAGCTCCCATCGATGACCCTGTGATTCAGAAATTGCGGGAAGCATACAACCGTGTTAAGCAAGAGTATGAACAATTTACTACCCGCGAACACAATGAGGTAGTAGAAATTGGCGGTTTGCACGTCATTGGTACAGAACGCCACGAATCGCGGCGAATTGATAACCAGTTGCGCGGACGTGCAGGAAGACAAGGCGACCCTGGAACCACAAGATTCTTTCTCAGTTTAGAGGATAACCTACTGCGGATTTTTGGTGGCGATCGCGTTGCTGGGTTAATGAATGCCTTCCAAGTAGAAGAAGATATGCCCATCGAATCTGGGATGCTTACCCGCAGTTTGGAAGGCGCACAGAAAAAAGTTGAAACCTACTATTACGACATTCGGAAGCAGGTGTTTGAGTATGATGAGGTGATGAATAATCAACGTCGTGCTATTTATGCTGAACGCCGCCGAGTGCTAGAAGGTCAAGACTTGAAAGAACAGGTGATTAAGTATGCTGAAAAAACGATGGATGACATCGTTGACTTCTACATCAACGTAGATTTGCCCTCCGAAGAGTGGGAGTTAGAAAAGTTGGTTGAGAAAGTCAAAGAATTCGTCTATCTGCTAGCAGATTTGCAGCCAAATCAATTAGAAGATATGACAGTCGCTGAGATTAAAGCCTTCCTTCATGAACAGGTGCGAATTGCTTACGACCTCAAAGAAGCGCAGATTGACCAAGTTCAACCCGGACTGATGCGCCAAGCTGAACGTTTCTTTATTTTGCAACGCA
- a CDS encoding cytochrome C produces MSIFVKRKIRDAYGGLRQRQALQPSAEREFKRQFFGLLLVIVTWSLAMGWLLALATNAQSATPPAEIGTVDVVPAQYQLGQELYLENCSRCHIAIPPAVLPTQTWKNILQDSQHYGTQLQPLIDPPRILVWKYLSTFSRVQLDDEETPYRVNNSRYFKALHPGVELPRPVQVGSCVSCHSSANDYNFRRLTSPEAEGQRR; encoded by the coding sequence ATGTCAATTTTTGTTAAGCGCAAAATCCGCGATGCCTATGGCGGGCTACGCCAACGCCAAGCACTACAGCCAAGCGCCGAACGTGAATTCAAACGCCAATTTTTCGGTTTACTTCTGGTAATTGTAACGTGGAGTTTAGCTATGGGCTGGCTTCTAGCCTTGGCAACTAACGCCCAAAGTGCGACTCCTCCCGCTGAAATTGGCACTGTTGACGTAGTACCCGCACAATACCAACTGGGGCAAGAACTCTATTTAGAAAACTGCTCCAGATGTCACATTGCCATACCACCAGCCGTTTTACCTACCCAAACTTGGAAAAATATCCTGCAAGACTCGCAGCACTACGGCACACAACTCCAGCCTTTAATCGATCCGCCACGCATCTTGGTGTGGAAATATCTTTCGACTTTCTCCCGTGTGCAGCTAGATGACGAAGAAACACCATATCGCGTCAATAACTCGCGTTATTTCAAAGCTTTGCATCCAGGAGTTGAGTTACCACGTCCCGTACAAGTTGGCAGCTGTGTCAGCTGTCATTCCAGTGCTAATGATTACAATTTCCGCCGCCTGACATCACCAGAGGCAGAGGGGCAGAGGAGATAG